Proteins co-encoded in one Spirosoma endbachense genomic window:
- a CDS encoding acetyltransferase — MENPVLIFGAGSLGLTVLDLFQRNNVVVYGLLDDNKELHGKEFGDVSVLGETDDDGFLKLIGQKCEAFVAIGDGRVRKRLVKMLNERRKIQPVNAIHESAVVSRMATIGHGNLIAARVVINPFASVGQHCIIQSGAIIESQAKLGDYVQVGTGSIINSGVIVEEGAFIGTGATIIAGVTIGKNARIGAGSVVVENVGANTTVFGNPASKL; from the coding sequence ATGGAGAATCCAGTGCTTATTTTCGGAGCCGGGAGCCTAGGCCTGACCGTTTTAGATCTATTCCAGCGCAATAACGTGGTCGTATACGGCCTTCTGGATGACAATAAAGAATTGCATGGCAAAGAATTCGGGGACGTGTCTGTATTAGGTGAAACCGACGACGATGGCTTTCTAAAGCTCATTGGCCAGAAATGCGAAGCGTTCGTTGCGATTGGTGACGGACGTGTTCGTAAACGGCTTGTCAAGATGCTGAACGAACGACGCAAAATTCAGCCCGTTAATGCCATTCATGAAAGCGCAGTTGTATCACGAATGGCAACAATTGGACACGGAAACCTGATTGCTGCCCGAGTCGTAATAAACCCATTTGCCAGCGTTGGCCAGCATTGTATCATTCAATCGGGGGCTATTATCGAGAGCCAGGCTAAACTTGGCGACTACGTTCAGGTCGGAACGGGGAGTATAATAAACAGCGGTGTGATCGTTGAAGAAGGGGCTTTTATTGGCACAGGAGCAACGATCATTGCCGGGGTGACCATCGGGAAGAATGCCCGCATTGGAGCGGGCTCAGTGGTCGTAGAGAACGTTGGGGCCAACACGACCGTATTCGGTAATCCGGCCAGTAAACTGTAG
- a CDS encoding DUF983 domain-containing protein, with amino-acid sequence MYEHCPHCGLRYEVEPGYFIGAMYVSYAISGGVALVIGFMLFYFAGDPEGWVYAAVVAPVMVLIAPINFRISRVIWLHYVAGIKYVKGL; translated from the coding sequence ATGTATGAACACTGTCCGCACTGCGGCTTGCGCTACGAAGTTGAACCGGGCTATTTCATTGGTGCCATGTATGTAAGCTACGCCATATCGGGTGGAGTCGCTTTAGTCATTGGGTTTATGCTATTCTATTTTGCCGGTGATCCTGAAGGATGGGTTTATGCGGCAGTGGTAGCTCCGGTTATGGTGCTGATTGCGCCGATCAACTTCCGAATATCACGCGTTATCTGGTTGCATTATGTAGCGGGAATAAAATATGTAAAAGGGCTATAA
- a CDS encoding outer membrane beta-barrel protein, with translation MLLIASYSVQAAPEHLADSLVIRFANRTRLVIYAPDKASIQALSSYDLNKIVREMSMKLDSVPGGETAISQDGGRYLKDTVLVVTKKKDGVSIVINTSDTTKSDSIRNRRDYKRSTVRRGINSWSRGIDFQIGLNTFLNQSAVASYPSDLYSLKPLGSRYFAVAFSQRPTLINGKRAKFSLYYALEASWNNYMFENNVVAQKGTSQVEFNPYPEQLKKSKLTTFALQLPVVPRISFYNSSGRKVFHLGVGGFIGYRLDSYTKIKRQNNDKEHEHSNFYLNDFRYGLVGHIGIVRTSLFVKYDLNPVFQEGKGPDVRTLSFGITF, from the coding sequence ATGTTACTTATAGCATCGTATAGCGTTCAGGCAGCTCCCGAACACCTGGCCGATTCGCTGGTGATCCGGTTTGCTAATCGTACCCGACTCGTCATTTATGCGCCGGACAAAGCCTCTATACAGGCACTTTCCAGCTATGATCTCAATAAAATTGTCCGTGAGATGAGCATGAAGCTCGATTCTGTGCCGGGCGGAGAAACGGCAATTTCTCAGGATGGTGGTCGGTATTTGAAGGATACTGTTTTGGTAGTTACGAAAAAGAAAGACGGCGTATCGATTGTAATAAACACCAGCGACACGACCAAATCTGATTCCATACGAAATCGACGGGATTATAAACGGTCTACAGTTAGGCGAGGTATCAACTCCTGGTCGCGGGGCATCGATTTTCAGATTGGCCTCAATACGTTTCTAAATCAGTCTGCGGTAGCTTCTTACCCAAGTGATTTATATTCCTTAAAACCCTTAGGTTCGCGTTATTTCGCTGTTGCTTTTTCGCAGCGGCCAACATTGATAAATGGTAAGCGGGCAAAATTTAGCCTGTACTACGCGCTTGAAGCGTCCTGGAACAACTACATGTTTGAAAATAATGTGGTGGCTCAGAAAGGAACATCGCAGGTTGAGTTCAATCCATATCCTGAGCAACTGAAAAAAAGCAAACTGACAACTTTTGCGCTGCAATTGCCGGTTGTGCCGCGTATAAGCTTCTATAACAGCTCAGGCCGCAAGGTTTTCCATCTGGGTGTGGGTGGATTTATTGGTTACCGACTGGACAGCTACACTAAGATCAAGCGCCAGAATAATGACAAAGAGCATGAACATTCCAATTTTTACCTGAATGATTTTCGCTACGGTTTAGTTGGGCATATAGGCATTGTTCGCACGAGTTTATTTGTTAAATATGACCTGAATCCGGTTTTCCAGGAAGGAAAAGGTCCAGATGTGCGTACATTGAGCTTTGGTATAACGTTTTAA
- a CDS encoding glycosyltransferase family protein translates to MRVLFLVQGEGRGHLTQALSLAQILNIAGHEVIGALVGVTAERGVPAFFSEKFTAPITPIFSPGLVYNAGTNELEPGKTTIQAIRYARPFWRSLKQVQDTIETQRPDVVVNFYEMLGGLTYAFLRPSVPMVCIAHQYFAFHSNFQRPKGQWFYRQAFKLNTRLTCFRAHELLALSFDKQADEPSQRIRVVPPLLRQEITDMKPTMGDFLLAYVTQPGLKVELMKAHQQHPDVRLDGFHSGVSVPDEVIDDTLTYHAIDGKRFLDFMSRCKAIVTTAGFESVCEAAYLGKPALMIPQPNHFEQSCNAIDGQRAGVGIASDRFDLDQLLDYLPRYDAQVSERFRAWHAQGYFLFLAALNRAITPKRKSQGGFFRTRVRHILRS, encoded by the coding sequence ATGCGCGTTTTATTTTTAGTACAGGGAGAAGGACGAGGCCATTTAACACAGGCACTATCACTGGCGCAGATCCTGAATATAGCCGGTCATGAAGTCATAGGAGCGCTCGTTGGCGTAACAGCCGAAAGAGGTGTTCCAGCGTTTTTTAGTGAGAAATTTACGGCTCCAATTACGCCAATATTCAGTCCTGGACTGGTTTATAATGCGGGGACGAATGAACTCGAACCAGGTAAAACAACGATTCAGGCAATTCGATACGCCCGCCCTTTCTGGCGTAGTCTGAAGCAGGTACAGGATACTATTGAAACACAACGACCAGACGTAGTTGTCAATTTCTATGAGATGCTGGGAGGCTTAACCTATGCATTCCTTCGCCCCTCGGTGCCGATGGTTTGTATTGCTCATCAGTATTTCGCCTTCCATTCAAATTTTCAGCGCCCCAAAGGCCAGTGGTTCTATCGGCAGGCGTTCAAATTAAATACGCGGCTAACCTGTTTCAGAGCGCATGAATTATTAGCGCTATCGTTCGATAAACAGGCCGATGAACCAAGCCAGCGTATTCGTGTCGTGCCACCACTGCTCCGCCAGGAAATCACCGATATGAAGCCAACAATGGGCGATTTTCTATTGGCCTATGTGACACAGCCCGGTTTGAAAGTTGAACTGATGAAAGCACATCAGCAACACCCTGACGTCAGGCTGGACGGTTTTCATTCGGGTGTGAGCGTTCCTGACGAAGTGATTGATGATACACTGACTTACCACGCGATTGACGGAAAACGGTTTCTGGATTTTATGTCGCGCTGTAAGGCCATTGTGACAACAGCAGGTTTTGAGTCGGTATGTGAAGCGGCTTACCTGGGTAAGCCCGCACTCATGATTCCTCAACCAAATCACTTCGAGCAGTCCTGTAACGCTATCGATGGACAGCGGGCAGGTGTTGGTATTGCTTCCGATCGATTTGACCTCGACCAGTTGCTAGATTACTTGCCCCGTTATGATGCACAAGTCAGTGAGCGTTTTCGGGCGTGGCACGCGCAAGGCTATTTCCTATTTCTAGCGGCATTGAACCGGGCCATAACACCTAAACGCAAATCGCAGGGAGGGTTCTTCCGGACGCGGGTCAGGCATATTCTGCGGTCATAA
- the fcl gene encoding GDP-L-fucose synthase, with product MEKKARIYVAGHRGMVGSAIVRKLHAEGYENIITRTSSQLDLRNQAAVASFFAEEKPDFVFLAAAKVGGIMANNIYRAEFLYDNLLIESNIIHSAYETGVTKLLFLGSSCIYPKMAPQPLKEEYLLSGFLEPTNEPYAIAKITGIKLCEAYRSQYGCNFISAMPTNLYGPNDNYDLQGSHVLPALIRKFHEAKINDQPSVEVWGTGSPKREFLHADDLADACFYLMEHYNDELFVNIGTGEDVTIRELAEMVKETVGFEGDLRWNTDKPDGTPRKLMDVSRLHAMGWKHTTELREGIERTYQDFLANEVLYVE from the coding sequence GTGGAAAAAAAGGCTCGCATTTACGTTGCCGGACACCGGGGGATGGTCGGTTCAGCTATTGTTCGCAAGTTACATGCCGAAGGGTATGAAAATATAATTACCCGCACGTCATCCCAATTAGATCTACGAAATCAGGCGGCTGTAGCCAGTTTTTTCGCCGAAGAAAAGCCCGATTTTGTGTTTCTGGCAGCTGCCAAAGTTGGGGGCATTATGGCCAATAACATTTATCGTGCTGAGTTTCTTTACGATAACCTGTTAATTGAGTCGAACATTATTCATAGTGCCTACGAAACAGGGGTTACCAAGTTGCTATTTCTGGGTTCGTCGTGTATCTACCCAAAAATGGCTCCGCAACCACTCAAAGAAGAGTACTTACTGAGTGGTTTTCTGGAACCGACCAATGAACCTTATGCTATTGCCAAAATTACAGGTATTAAACTCTGTGAAGCTTACAGAAGCCAGTATGGCTGTAATTTTATTTCGGCAATGCCAACGAATCTATATGGTCCTAATGATAACTACGACTTACAGGGATCGCACGTATTGCCAGCCCTGATTCGTAAGTTCCACGAAGCCAAAATCAATGATCAGCCATCGGTCGAAGTTTGGGGCACAGGTTCACCAAAACGTGAATTCCTCCATGCCGATGACCTTGCCGACGCTTGCTTTTACCTGATGGAGCATTACAACGACGAGCTGTTTGTGAACATCGGTACGGGCGAAGACGTAACCATTCGTGAACTGGCCGAAATGGTCAAAGAAACGGTTGGCTTTGAAGGCGATTTACGCTGGAATACCGATAAACCGGATGGCACCCCACGTAAACTTATGGATGTTTCTCGGCTTCATGCAATGGGCTGGAAACATACAACTGAGCTTCGCGAAGGAATAGAACGTACCTATCAGGATTTTCTGGCTAATGAGGTCCTGTACGTCGAGTAG
- a CDS encoding SCO family protein, protein MTATRKAGILLATLLVPALLYLFLRFGTQNHYVLPRYLPKIDSAKGEPLMGKVKLADGREIVDTIYNHIPPFKLIDQDGKFVDQSVVKGKIYVADFFFTRCGTICPKISSQLTRVQDIFVNNPDIIFLSHTVDPEHDRPEQLKAYARKYEAIPGRWYFLTGSKAEIYDLAMHGYYLPAVDKGVREGKPDETFIHSQKLVLVDKQGIVRGFYDGTDKEDVDRMVLEIRVLLDIYGKE, encoded by the coding sequence ATGACGGCCACTCGAAAAGCCGGGATCCTGCTTGCTACGCTGCTGGTCCCGGCTTTGCTGTATTTATTCCTGCGGTTTGGGACCCAGAACCACTATGTACTGCCTCGCTATCTGCCTAAAATAGATTCTGCCAAAGGAGAACCTTTGATGGGAAAGGTGAAGCTGGCTGATGGGCGTGAGATCGTCGATACGATCTACAATCACATTCCGCCATTCAAGCTGATTGACCAGGACGGAAAATTTGTGGATCAATCCGTTGTGAAGGGCAAAATTTACGTTGCCGACTTCTTCTTTACGCGTTGCGGAACGATCTGCCCTAAGATATCATCTCAGCTAACTCGCGTTCAGGACATCTTCGTCAATAATCCGGACATTATTTTTTTATCGCATACCGTTGATCCTGAACATGATCGCCCGGAGCAGCTTAAAGCGTATGCCCGGAAATATGAGGCTATTCCAGGAAGATGGTATTTTCTAACGGGAAGTAAGGCTGAAATTTATGATCTGGCGATGCATGGCTACTATCTTCCAGCTGTCGATAAAGGCGTCAGGGAAGGCAAACCCGACGAAACTTTTATTCATAGTCAAAAGTTGGTATTAGTAGATAAACAGGGCATTGTCAGAGGATTTTATGACGGAACTGACAAAGAAGACGTCGACCGAATGGTCCTTGAAATTCGCGTATTGCTGGATATTTACGGCAAAGAATAA
- a CDS encoding Rossmann-fold NAD(P)-binding domain-containing protein has product MSQETVSIIGCGWIGLPLAEQLVRAGHHVKGSATSAEKVILLRQKGVDASQLQLNPEPVGDLSTLLQADTLLIDIPPKAARMGDGFHPEQIRYLVDSIRQSPIKHVIYVSSTSVYPELNRVVTETDVTEPKQSSAPALVMAELLVEELEPDRSVTILRCGGLMGYDRIPGKYIAGKTINSGAVPVNYLHRDDAVGILNALVLQKPGGVFNAVAPVHPPREAIYRKSCADFGYALPTFVEPQKPVDYKIISPDKLLNVVSYTFQYTDPLLFWYKA; this is encoded by the coding sequence ATGAGTCAGGAAACCGTTTCGATTATTGGTTGTGGATGGATAGGATTGCCTTTGGCTGAGCAACTGGTAAGGGCAGGTCACCACGTAAAAGGAAGCGCTACATCCGCTGAAAAGGTGATTTTATTGCGTCAGAAAGGAGTTGATGCCAGTCAGTTGCAGTTAAATCCTGAACCAGTTGGCGATCTTTCCACATTGCTTCAGGCTGATACCCTCCTTATTGATATACCGCCAAAAGCTGCTCGAATGGGTGATGGCTTTCACCCAGAGCAGATTCGGTATCTGGTGGATAGTATTCGACAATCACCGATAAAACATGTTATTTATGTAAGCTCAACGTCAGTTTATCCTGAACTGAACCGGGTTGTCACGGAAACGGATGTAACAGAACCCAAACAATCGTCAGCACCAGCTTTAGTTATGGCTGAGCTACTGGTAGAGGAACTTGAACCAGATCGGTCCGTAACGATTCTCCGCTGTGGAGGATTGATGGGCTATGACCGGATTCCGGGTAAATATATTGCCGGAAAAACAATAAATAGCGGGGCCGTTCCGGTTAATTACCTGCACCGCGACGATGCGGTTGGTATCTTAAACGCGTTAGTTCTGCAAAAGCCTGGTGGAGTTTTTAACGCCGTCGCTCCAGTACACCCTCCGCGAGAAGCAATCTACCGCAAAAGTTGTGCAGATTTTGGATATGCTCTGCCAACGTTTGTTGAGCCTCAGAAACCAGTCGATTACAAAATTATCAGCCCGGACAAATTGCTTAACGTCGTATCATACACTTTCCAGTATACTGATCCTTTGTTATTCTGGTATAAGGCATGA
- a CDS encoding toxin-antitoxin system YwqK family antitoxin, translating into MFVLLFKRFLVVVLFFKIGTSFAQVQTSQPASLTTATKPVLAPSGSSGTSFSSVTSSLGLPSMSALKEKKEEYLSKIKGDKEALVSDAMPDLGLKIKQLKKLKSEKKDKKKVAKNEYEGLTMIKAYTKIGSGDRTIVEEFHILKDNDAAKPLPYVRDVYRYYQRSGRVSSSIIKDEGTGLLLHGPYKRYQNGDLIEEGYYYAGMKDGRWEKYDSHFMLTDKSRWDKGVPAESRITFYDSTHRKVKEIIPVEYGKIKGTYMAFHENGLLAEEGKYDNGVKTGRWTEFYPISPSGRRMRKKLTQYASDQWDTDFEPYTISEWDEKGKVTFERAKEKVIQEEETEN; encoded by the coding sequence ATGTTCGTTTTATTATTTAAACGTTTTCTTGTTGTTGTCTTATTTTTTAAAATAGGAACATCATTTGCGCAGGTTCAAACCTCGCAACCGGCTTCATTGACAACGGCTACGAAACCAGTACTGGCTCCTTCAGGATCGTCAGGAACGTCGTTTTCGTCAGTCACTTCATCGCTGGGCCTGCCATCTATGTCTGCGCTGAAAGAGAAGAAAGAGGAATATCTATCTAAAATCAAAGGCGATAAAGAAGCACTGGTTTCTGATGCGATGCCTGACCTTGGCTTAAAAATAAAACAGTTAAAGAAGCTAAAGTCGGAGAAAAAAGACAAGAAAAAGGTAGCGAAAAATGAATACGAAGGCTTAACCATGATTAAAGCCTATACTAAAATTGGGAGTGGCGATCGGACAATTGTTGAGGAGTTTCACATTCTGAAAGATAATGATGCTGCCAAACCACTGCCCTATGTGCGCGATGTATACCGATATTATCAGCGGAGTGGCCGGGTTTCGAGTTCAATTATAAAGGACGAAGGCACTGGATTGTTATTGCATGGCCCCTATAAACGATACCAGAACGGCGATTTGATAGAAGAAGGGTACTATTACGCTGGCATGAAAGACGGCCGGTGGGAAAAATATGATTCCCACTTTATGCTTACCGATAAAAGTCGCTGGGATAAAGGCGTTCCGGCCGAGTCGAGAATAACATTTTACGACTCGACTCACAGGAAAGTGAAAGAAATTATACCAGTCGAGTATGGTAAAATTAAAGGTACCTACATGGCTTTTCACGAGAATGGGTTACTCGCTGAAGAAGGCAAATATGATAACGGTGTAAAAACGGGTCGCTGGACGGAGTTTTATCCAATTAGCCCAAGTGGACGCCGGATGCGCAAAAAGCTTACTCAATATGCCAGTGATCAGTGGGATACTGATTTTGAGCCGTATACAATCAGCGAGTGGGATGAAAAAGGAAAGGTAACCTTCGAACGTGCCAAGGAAAAAGTAATCCAGGAAGAAGAAACGGAAAATTAG
- a CDS encoding cytochrome c oxidase subunit 3 yields MSDLANNIAIIEEPEETLSMNPRKFILWLFIVSIIMLFAAMTSAYLVRRAEGNWMEYTIPSVFSYSSIVLVISSLTMHWAYLAAKKDSFSSLKTAITITFALGVAFLYMQFQGWVELVNQNVFFVGNPAGSFMYIFTGLHAFHLISGLIVLIFSLVAAFRLRIHAKSLNQLEIAATYWHFLDVLWLYLFFFLVYFH; encoded by the coding sequence ATGAGTGATCTAGCGAATAACATTGCCATAATTGAAGAGCCAGAAGAAACGCTCTCGATGAACCCCAGGAAGTTTATTCTCTGGTTGTTCATAGTAAGTATTATTATGCTTTTTGCGGCTATGACCAGTGCCTATCTGGTTCGCCGTGCTGAAGGGAACTGGATGGAATACACAATACCATCTGTTTTCTCGTATAGTTCAATTGTTTTAGTTATAAGCAGCCTGACCATGCATTGGGCTTATCTGGCTGCAAAAAAAGATAGCTTCAGCAGTCTGAAGACAGCGATAACTATTACTTTTGCACTTGGAGTTGCTTTTCTGTACATGCAGTTTCAGGGTTGGGTTGAGTTAGTCAATCAAAATGTATTTTTTGTTGGTAACCCGGCTGGCTCTTTCATGTATATATTTACGGGATTGCACGCATTCCACCTGATTTCGGGTCTGATCGTATTAATTTTTTCGCTGGTAGCAGCTTTCAGACTCCGGATTCACGCAAAGAGCTTAAATCAACTGGAAATTGCTGCTACTTACTGGCATTTTTTAGACGTTTTGTGGTTGTATTTGTTTTTCTTTTTAGTCTATTTTCATTGA
- a CDS encoding RNA polymerase sigma factor encodes MLRLIPFFTTESQLIAALKRGEGRAHKVVYERFAGKMLAVCTRYCANRDDAEEVMLDGFMRVFEKISQFREDGSFEGWIRRIMVTESLMFLRKNKQWRQEIPIEEVTVEPDYEWADTALNENELLRMVNQLPDGYRTIFNLYAIEGYAHAEIAEMLGISEGTSKSQLSRARTMLQANLRKLEQEPGRRGQTEHYEKTYRKASN; translated from the coding sequence ATGCTCCGACTTATACCGTTTTTTACGACCGAATCGCAGCTGATTGCTGCCTTGAAGCGTGGCGAAGGCCGTGCTCACAAGGTCGTTTATGAACGGTTTGCGGGTAAAATGCTGGCAGTATGCACACGCTACTGCGCTAACCGTGATGACGCCGAAGAAGTTATGTTAGATGGGTTTATGCGTGTGTTTGAAAAGATCAGCCAGTTTCGGGAGGATGGCAGTTTCGAGGGCTGGATTCGGCGAATCATGGTGACAGAATCGCTGATGTTTCTTCGGAAGAACAAACAATGGCGACAGGAGATACCCATTGAAGAGGTAACCGTTGAGCCCGACTATGAGTGGGCCGATACGGCTCTCAATGAAAATGAATTGTTGCGTATGGTCAATCAACTACCCGATGGCTACCGGACAATTTTTAACCTATACGCTATCGAAGGGTATGCGCACGCCGAAATTGCCGAGATGCTTGGCATTTCGGAGGGAACGTCGAAATCGCAGTTGAGCCGTGCCCGAACTATGTTGCAAGCGAATTTAAGAAAACTGGAACAGGAACCGGGACGCCGGGGACAGACCGAACACTATGAAAAAACATACCGAAAAGCCTCCAATTGA
- a CDS encoding DUF420 domain-containing protein: METLQPLQEQKANRIINILSLAIPIAVAVLLGIRQKVDLGDWTTYLPHINGIINSMTSVLLLLGLYFIRQKNVEAHKRTMLSAFTLGSLFLVSYVLYHLTNESTPFGGEGWIRPVYYFLLISHIVLSVVVVWFVLRAVYFALSGQIQKHKQIVKYTFPIWLYVSITGVIVYLMIKPYYIH, from the coding sequence ATGGAAACGCTGCAGCCTCTTCAGGAGCAAAAAGCCAACCGGATTATTAACATCTTATCGTTAGCCATTCCGATTGCCGTAGCCGTACTTTTAGGAATTCGTCAGAAAGTTGATCTTGGTGATTGGACAACGTATTTACCGCATATCAACGGGATTATCAACTCTATGACCTCGGTATTGCTGCTTTTAGGTCTGTATTTCATTCGGCAAAAAAACGTTGAGGCCCACAAACGTACCATGTTGTCGGCTTTTACACTGGGTTCATTGTTTCTGGTGAGCTACGTGTTATACCATTTAACAAACGAATCGACGCCATTTGGGGGAGAAGGTTGGATACGGCCTGTTTATTACTTTTTGCTGATATCTCACATTGTCCTGTCTGTGGTGGTGGTCTGGTTTGTGTTGCGGGCAGTTTATTTTGCGCTGAGTGGCCAAATCCAAAAGCATAAACAGATTGTAAAATATACGTTTCCAATCTGGCTGTATGTCAGTATTACAGGAGTGATTGTCTATCTGATGATTAAGCCGTATTATATCCATTAA
- a CDS encoding UDP-2,3-diacylglucosamine diphosphatase: MKSSTQFRTIVLSDIHLGTAGSKAKEATEFLRNYSCQKLILNGDIIDGWQLKQYGTWKKKHTAFFKTVLKQIVHYDTKVIYLRGNHDDFLDQIMPLKVGKNFSIRKDYTLTSGTKKFYVTHGDVFDSITSQMKWLAYLGDLGYTFLLWVNKFYNQYRSWRGLPYYSLSQQIKGRIKQAVSYISDYEQKLTELARARNCDGIICGHIHQPAIHNFDGIIYMNSGDWVESLSALVEDHDGNWSLLYYTSDVDEEEEEKTLTNGIKRRIDPVLSVQAD; the protein is encoded by the coding sequence ATGAAATCAAGTACGCAGTTTCGCACAATCGTGCTCTCTGACATTCATCTTGGCACCGCTGGATCGAAAGCTAAAGAGGCTACCGAATTTCTGCGAAATTACTCCTGTCAGAAGCTTATTCTCAATGGTGATATCATTGATGGCTGGCAACTGAAACAGTATGGCACCTGGAAAAAGAAACATACTGCTTTTTTTAAAACGGTTTTAAAGCAAATCGTTCACTACGATACGAAAGTCATTTACCTCCGCGGTAATCATGATGACTTTCTGGACCAGATAATGCCACTTAAAGTGGGTAAGAATTTTTCGATACGCAAAGATTACACGCTCACTTCCGGAACCAAAAAGTTTTACGTCACTCACGGTGATGTTTTTGACTCCATTACATCGCAAATGAAATGGCTGGCTTATCTGGGCGATCTGGGCTATACATTTTTGCTTTGGGTTAATAAATTTTATAATCAATATCGCTCCTGGCGTGGCTTGCCCTATTACTCTCTTTCCCAACAGATTAAAGGACGAATTAAACAGGCTGTCAGCTATATCTCCGATTACGAACAAAAACTCACCGAATTGGCTCGGGCACGAAACTGCGATGGCATTATCTGCGGACACATTCACCAGCCAGCCATCCACAACTTCGACGGTATCATTTATATGAACTCCGGCGACTGGGTCGAATCGCTTAGCGCCCTCGTTGAAGATCATGATGGTAACTGGAGTTTACTCTACTACACGTCGGATGTAGATGAGGAAGAGGAAGAAAAGACCCTTACGAATGGCATCAAAAGAAGAATTGATCCAGTACTGAGTGTTCAGGCCGATTAA
- a CDS encoding cytochrome c oxidase subunit 3, which yields MAATVTHDTLTTDSDQIFEKKTWMGGVEPMKVSYGKLMMWFFLISDTFTFSALLVTYGLIRYSYPAWDPAIYGEVFKFSNLYWPTPEKVYNSLPFLHGLDLPLIFVGIMTFILIFSSVTMVLAVEAGHRMDRADVEKYMLWTILGGLTFLGSQAWEWSHFIHGTETGTTISELVNGQTIQRTIFGANLVENQYGPPAFADLFFFITGFHGTHVFSGVVLNVLIFYRAATGLYDRRGHYEMVEKVGLYWHFVDLVWVFVFTFFYLV from the coding sequence ATGGCGGCTACTGTAACCCACGATACCCTGACTACAGACTCGGATCAAATATTCGAAAAAAAGACCTGGATGGGTGGAGTTGAACCGATGAAAGTGAGCTACGGCAAGCTGATGATGTGGTTCTTTCTGATTTCCGATACGTTTACGTTCTCAGCTTTGCTGGTAACGTACGGTCTGATTCGATATAGCTACCCAGCCTGGGACCCAGCCATTTACGGGGAGGTCTTCAAGTTTTCGAATCTCTACTGGCCAACCCCCGAAAAGGTTTATAACTCATTACCGTTTCTACATGGACTTGATTTGCCGCTGATTTTTGTCGGTATCATGACCTTCATTCTCATCTTCAGTAGCGTTACAATGGTGCTTGCTGTTGAAGCAGGCCACCGGATGGATCGCGCAGATGTAGAAAAGTACATGTTATGGACAATTCTGGGCGGTCTGACCTTTTTAGGCAGTCAGGCCTGGGAGTGGAGCCACTTTATTCATGGGACCGAAACGGGTACGACCATCAGCGAACTTGTTAACGGACAAACTATCCAGCGTACAATTTTCGGAGCGAATCTGGTAGAGAATCAATATGGCCCTCCGGCTTTTGCCGACCTGTTCTTCTTTATTACCGGTTTCCACGGAACGCACGTATTTAGTGGTGTTGTACTGAATGTTCTGATCTTCTACCGGGCAGCCACGGGTCTTTATGATCGTCGCGGTCATTACGAAATGGTTGAAAAAGTTGGTCTGTACTGGCACTTTGTCGACCTGGTTTGGGTATTCGTTTTCACCTTCTTTTATCTGGTCTAA
- a CDS encoding cytochrome C oxidase subunit IV family protein — protein MSDHSHGTHEVGEIPPANTGVIWRTFTILSVITAFEFTLAYFMKAGGFRTSIFVLMTLVKAFYIVGEFMHLKHEVKSLIWAIVIPVIFIIWLLIALLTEGGSIFELR, from the coding sequence ATGTCTGATCATTCACACGGAACCCATGAGGTTGGTGAAATTCCACCAGCAAATACAGGTGTTATCTGGCGCACATTTACCATTCTTTCCGTTATCACGGCATTTGAATTTACGCTGGCTTACTTTATGAAAGCCGGTGGTTTCAGAACGTCTATTTTCGTCTTGATGACGCTCGTGAAAGCATTTTACATCGTGGGTGAATTTATGCACCTGAAACACGAAGTGAAGAGCCTGATCTGGGCGATTGTCATTCCTGTGATTTTTATCATCTGGTTGCTTATTGCATTATTGACCGAAGGCGGTTCAATTTTTGAATTGCGTTAA